From the Oceanobacillus kimchii X50 genome, the window CTCTTCCTACCATTTGTTTGACAACCTCGTTATAGTTTGTATCTTTGATCCAAGATGTTGTTACAGAAGTACCATCTCGCATGACAGTAATACGATCACAAATCGCAAAAATTTCTTCCATGCGATGTGAAATATAAACCAATGAAACTCCTTGTTGTGTAAGCTCTTTCATAATTTCAAATAACTTATCGATTTCTCTATCTGTGAGTGCAGCTGTTGGCTCATCCATGATAATAACTTTAGCGTTTAACATTAGCGCTTTGGCAATTTCAATTAGTTGTTGTTCACCAACAGAGCATTCGCCCGCTTCTTTATCAAAAGGAATTGAAAAATCTAATCTATCGAAGACTGCTTCTGCTTGTTTCTTCATTACTTTTTCTTTTAAGAATCCAAATGCATTTGTCATTTCTTTACCGATAAACAGGTTTTCTAATACGGTCATCTGTGGTAATATATTTAACTCTTGACGTATAAATGCAATTCCTGCTTGCTCCGATTCCTTTGAATCTTTATATTGTGTTTTTACTCCATCAATAGTAATCGAACCTTGGTTTGAAGGGAAAAGACCTGTGAGAATATTCATTAATGTAGACTTTCCAGCTCCATTCTCTCCCATCAGCGCATGGATTTCTCCAGGTTCTAATGTGAAATCTACACCTTGGAGCACTTTGTTGGAACCGAAAGATTTATGAATGTTTTCCATGACAATCTTCATTTTTAATCACTCCTCCTTTAATAAAACTCTACATTCAGTGTCGGTTTTCCGCACTGAATGTTCTTACTACAAGTGCATGACCTAATGGCCCTTGAACAGCGTCATACATTTACGGGTAATTTATATCCAACTTATTCACTATAGGTAAGCTGCATAGTCTTGAAGTAAGGAGATTTCTGCCTGATACATATGTTAGAAGAAAACACCCGATCGTAATATACAATTTGCGTAAGGAGTTGTTTCTCCTGTTCGTATAATTGCTTTCGCTTGTTTATTCAACGATTTGAATTGTTCATGGGTTACATAACTTATTGGTGTATCGTTAATAAGTTCCTTTACTTGCTTATGTTTTTCAGTATTATCTACCTTAATCTCTTGAGCTAATGTTACTTCTTCAATGACCATATCATCTATTAGTGCATTTAGTACTTCTATAAAAGATGGAGTACCAGGAGTTAAGGCTACATCAATCTTTTTAACTCCTTCTGGAACAGGTAACCCTGCATCGGCAATAACGATTTGATCGGTATGTCCCAAATCAGATAAAAGTTTTGATATATGACTATTTAACATACCTTTTTTCTTCATATGATTTATTCCTCCATCTCTTTTCTTGTTGGCATTCCGCCCTGAGCACCGAATTTTGTAATCGATATCGATGCAGCCTTATTTGCAAAACGAATTGCATCTGTTATTGATTTACCTTCTGCAATTGCAACTGCGAATGAAGCATTAAAGGTATCTCCAGCTCCAGTAGTGTCTACAGGGGTAACTTCAAAAGAAGGAACTACGACTTCTTTTTCACCGTCATAGTAGCGTACACCATTTTTTCCTTCAGTAATGAATAATTTATTAGGATAGAGTTGTAATACATCGCTTCGGTTCTCATTGCCAAACATAACCGCAAATTCATGTTCATTTGGGGTAAGATAAGTGGCACGTTCTATTACTCTATTGGATACTTCTCTTGCAGGAGCTGGATTTAGTAACACTGGTACTTCGAAAGCGTGGCAAGTTTCTACTACAAACTCCACCGTCTCTTCAGGAATTTCTTGTTGGATTAACACCATATCCGCTTCTTTCAATTTATCCATCGATTTTCTTATATAATCTGACGTCACATAATCATTCGCACCTTTTACGAAAATGATGCTATTATCTTCTTCAGCTAACGTAATATGCGCAGTTCCAGATGCAACATCGGTAACCGGTTCCACATACTCCACAGAAACACCGTTGTCTTGTAAATTGCTTAAAATTTCCTTACCAAACGTATCCTTTCCTACTCTTCCAATCATGGATACATTTGCACCTAACCGAGATGCAGCTACAGCTTGATTCGCTCCCTTACCACCTGGCACCGTTTGAAAATCATTACCAATTATTGTCTCTCCTGCCTTTGGTCTTGCTGGAGCTGTTACGACCAGGTCAATTGATGAGCTTCCTACTACAGTTATATTTACCATCTATATTCCTCCATTTAATGTTGAATTTCTTTCTTTTAAGTAAACAGGTAATTGTTCGTGTATCATACCTAGTTTTTCTTTATTTATGAGTTTTATAAGCATGTCTGCTGCTTTTACGCCCATATCATAAGTTGGCTGATGAATGGTGGTAAGACTTGGATGCACAATTTCACTAATCGTTATATTATCGTACCCGATTACTTGTAAATCAGTTGGTACGTTAATTCCTCTTGTTACAGCTTCATGTAACATCGCAGCAGCTACTAAATCATTACAAGCAATAATCCCTTCTGTATCAGGGAATTGATTAAATAGCTCTTTTGCTTTCTTTCTACCATCTTCAAAAGATAACTGACAATCTATAAAATTGACCGAAACGTTCTTTTCACTTAAATATTGCATCGCTGATTGAAATCGATCATATAACGGTTTCGCATCTTGCGGCCCTCTTAGAACAACAATTTTTTCACAACCAGATGATATTAATTTTTCTGCAGCTAATCGCCCTCCTGATTTATGATCTGCATACACTGCAGGAAGTTCTTCGGTAATACGATCGACTGTAACAACCGGTACACGCAAATTAGTAAGCACTTCATGATGCAAGTGATCCACAGAAGCTATTAATCCAACAACGTTATGTTGTAAAAATGTATCAATATATTCCATTTCCTTTGTGGTATCACCATCCGTATTACCAAAAATAACACGATACCCTTGTTGTTGAAGATTGTCTTCTACTCCTCTTGCTAATGCAGGAAAAAATGGGTTTGTAATATCTGGTAATACAAGTCCAATTAACTTAGATGTTCTTTTATACAAAGACCGTGCAACTTCATTAGGCTTATATTGCAGGTGATTAATTGCTTCCATAACTGCTTTCCTTGTATCCTCATATACATATCCACTATTATTAAGTACTCTTGATACAGTAGCCGCTGATACACCTGCTTTTTTAGCTACATCTTTAATAGTTACTGTCATATTCATTCATTCCTTCAAGAAAATGTGGAACCGTTTACAGATAAAATATTATCATGAAAGCGTTTTGATAGCAATAGAAATTATCACCCGTTACTGTACAGTTTCTGGAAATCCATTATTCTATTTCGTATGATAGAAGGAGACCATAAAGAAAAGGTGGAGCTTATATATGGAATCCTCAGAACATCATAATCATTTAATTAATGAAACCTCTCCCTATTTACTACAACATGTAAATAATCCAGTAGATTGGTATCCATGGGGGGAAGAGGCATTTAATAAAGCAAAAAAGGAACAAAAACCTATCTTTTTAAGTATAGGTTACAGTAGTTGTACATGGTGCCATAACATGAACCGAGAATCCTTTATGGATGAAGAAGTAGCTGCACTATTAAATCAACATTATATCTCTATTAAAGTAGATCGAGAGGAAAGACCTGATATAGATGGTTTATATATGAAAACATGTCAAATGATGACTGGACATGGTGGTTGGCCATTATCAATTATTATGACGGATGACCAAGTCCCTTTTTTTGCAGGAACTTATTTTCCAAAGCACCAAAATTATGGTTTACCGGGGTTAATGGATATATTACCTACAATCGCTAAAAAGTATAATGAAGATCCACAACAAATAACGGAGTATATGGAAAAAGTTGAATATGCATTACAAGAAACGCTTATTAAAAAAAGTAATGAATCACTTACTAGTGAAGATACGGTAAGAACTTACAAACAACTCAAAGATGTATTTGACTACCAGTATGGAGGTTTTCATAAAGAACCTAAATTTCCTTCTCCCCAACACCTTTCTTTTTTAATTCATTATTATCATATAACTGGAGAAAAAAATGCATTAAAAATGACGGATATGACATTAAAGTCAATTTTTAGAAGCGGTACTTGGGATCATGTGGGATTCGGACTTTTCCGATATGCTACTGATAGAAAATGGATGTTTCCTCATTTCGAGAAAATGCTTTATGACCAAGCTTTTTTATTAGATGTTTGCATAGATATGTTTCTCATCACGAAAGATCCTTACTATCAATTAAAAGTTGACCAAATTATCCAATTTGTAAAAAGAGAAATGACAGCTGAAAATGATTGTTTTTATGCTTCTTTAAGTGCAGATTCAAACGGAGAAGAAGGAGCTTATTATCTCTGGTCACTTGAAGAAATATATTCTTTATTAGGTGAAGATGAAGGAGATCTGTTCGCTGAAGTATATGGAATTTCCCCAGTGGGTGTTCATCAAAGAAAGAATCTACCTTATCGGCGGGGTATTTCTATAGAGTCACTTGCATCCACTTATGGAATTCATGTAGAGAAGGTAAAGACAACATTGACTAAGAGTTTAGATACATTAGAAAAAGCGAGAGTACAACGAGTAGCTCCTGCAACAGATGATAAGGTTCTAACAAGTTGGAATGGATATATGATAGCTGCACTTGCTAAGGCAGGAAGAGTTTTTCTAAATGAGAATTGGATTAATCACGCTATAAAGGCAATGGCTCAATTAAGAGATTTACTGACCAAAAATAATCGATGGTTCGCAAGTTATCGACATGGAAAAACCAACACGAAAGGATTTCTAGATGACTATGCAGCTATCCTTTGGGGGTATATAGAACTATATCAAGCTACAATGGAAATTGACTACCTTAAAAAAGCAGAAACAATTGCAAACGATATGATTGAACTTTTCTGGGATAGTAATCAAGGTGGATTCTTTTTTGTAGCGAATGACGCAGAGCAATTAATATCCAGAGAAAAGGAAATCTTCGATAGTCCTATACCATCAGGTAATAGCCTTGCCAGCATTCAATTGTCTCGATTAGCAAACTTAACTGAAAATATGAATTATTATCAGTATATTGATACGATGATGTATACTTTTTATAAAGAACTTCATAATGACCCAAGTGGAGCATCTTTCTTTATGCGAAATTTATTTTTACAACAAGACAAGACGAAGCAAGTCATTATCATCGGGGAAAACACGGAAGTTTTCTTTAATCAAATTAGAGAGAGTTATTTACCGAATGTCCATATTATCTCCGTAAAAGATTCTAAGTCTCTAGCCAAGTTATTACCTACTGGAGAGAATTTTAAAAAAATCAATGGACAAACAACCTATTATGTGTGCTCCAATTTTCACTGTAATCAACCAACTACTTCTATTAAGGAAGTTTTAGCAGAAATAATCAAGGAGACTAAGTAGAAAGGAGAGTTTTATATGAAAGTAAAAATGAATGTACAGACTGCTTATCATGGAGAATTATTACGTGCTGGAAAAGTATATGATATCGATGAAGAAACAGCAAAACGTTGGATTGCCAGTAAGATAGCTATAGAAGATAATGAAAGGTAATCCGCATAAGTTTGAAGATCCTAGTTGCTAGGCGCATGCCCCTAATGTAGCCGTTTCTCTCCACGTACAATATGAAGTCAAAAACACTAATAAAAAAAGAAGACTTGTCCACTACAACAAGCCTTCTTTTTTTTATTATCTAGTAAATTATAAAATTAGGTACTTGTAAAGATTACGACGATTGCCGAACTTCCTCAAAAAACAGAGGCGCACTCGCTACGTTGCTAAACGGGCGCTTGCGCCTTTGTTTCTTTATCTATTGGCGAAAAACTCTTCTGCCTCTTCTAAATATTTTTCTTGATCAGGAGTTAGATCATATTCTTCTTCAATGGCAGATACAGGGCATACTGCTTTACAAGCTCCACAATCAATACAAATATCCGGATCAATGTAAAACTGTTTTACGCCTTCTTCTATACAATCAACAGGACATACACTAACGCATTCTCCTGCTTTCTCACCTCTACAAGGGTCAAGTATGACAAAAGCCATAGATGGATTTACCTCCTTACTCATTAAACAATGCTCACCTTAAATGATAAGGGTTTTCAAAAAAGAAGTAAACCATTTGATATCACTTTATCTTTAAACATGTACATCTACACCTGGTCCAAATGGAATACCAGTATAGTAGAAAATTAATAACATAATAGTAAATGTGATTAAGAAGAAAATAGTATAAGGTAACATCAATGCAATGATTGTTCCTAGACCAGCTTTTTTATCGTACTGTCTCACAAATCCTAATACGATTATCATATATGGATTCATTGGAGTAATAACATTAGTAGAAGAATCTGCAATGCGATATGCTGCTTGTACAAATGCAGGACTGTATCCTAAATAATAGAACATTGGTACGAAAATTGGCGCTTCCAAAGCCCATTGTGCCGAACCACTAAATACAAACAAGTTTAGAATTGTTGTAAACAACACAAATGCTAGTATTACTATAATTCCTGTCATTCCAATAGATTGCAAGAATTCAGCCCCACTAATTGCTATCCAGGCTCCCATATTAGTCCAACTAAAGTAAGCAATAAATTGAGAAGCTGCAAACACTAATACGATGAAACCAGACATATCTTTCATTGCTTCTCCCATTAAGGAACCAACATCTCTAGATGATTTAATTTTCCCAACAGTAACCCCATAAGTGACGCCTGCAACTACAAAAAATAATAATAAAATTGGTACGATCCCAGTTAAGAATGGAGAAGGAACAATACTTCCATCTTCACCAGTTAATGGAGAGTTAGGAATCAAAATTGCAGTTACAAGTAATGCGACAAAAATCACACAAGCTATAACCGAATTTCTTAAACCTTTCATTTCTAGTGAAGTAGTTTCTTTTACTTCTTCTCCTGCATTACCTTCGTACTTACCTAAACGTGGTTCTACAATTTTTTCTGTGATGAAACCACCAACAAACGTTAAGATAAATGTACAAGCCATCATAAAGTACCAGTTATCAACAGGAGTTACGGATAAATTCTCATTTACTGTTCGAATTGCTTCTGTGGAAATCCCAGCAAGCAATGCATCGGTTCCTGTGACAATTAGATTAGATGTAAAGCCAGCTCCAACTCCAGCGAATCCAGCTGCAAGTCCTGCTAATGGATGGCGTCCTAGATTATAAAATACCATTGCCGCTAATGGAGGAATGATAACAAAAGCCGCATCGGATGCAATATTCCCTAAAATACCAGTTAGTACAATTGCATACGTAACAAGTGATCTTGGTGCTTTCAAAATCGTACTCTTTATCCCGGTTTCAATTAATCCTACTTTATCAGCTAATCCAATACCCAGCATCATCGTCAATACAATACCTAGAGGAGCGAATCCTACAAAATTTTCCAATGTATCCGATAGTATATATTGGATCCCCTCGGCAGAAAGAATACTCTTTATAGCTAATTCCTCTGGCTCATCACCAGGTACTACGAATGTTACATCAAATAACGAAATTACCCATGAAGCTACAGCAACAAGAGCTGCCAATACGATAAATAATATAAATGGATCGGGAAGTTTATTACCTATTCGTTCGACTCCATTTAAAAATTTTGCCATTCGTGCTTTCCTTTGCTTAGCCAATTTAATTTCCCCCTTTATTTAATTCTTTATCTTCTTTAAAACAAAAAACTCTACGTGGTCTGCCACGAATTCCAGATTGGATCTCACCACATTGTTCGATGATATTCGCTTTTTCTAACAACGTAATGATCCTTCTAGCATTTCGGTCCGTACCTTTAAGCCATCGTGATAAATCTTGAGCGGTAAATTCCCTATGGTTATATTGTTTGCTATATGAAAATATCCGATGGACTACACCTGGGCTAACACCTGTATGTTTAATCTTGTTCCGCCAACTTTCCCCTAATTCAATTGTTTTATAGGAAACAGATGCATCATTCCCATGTTTCACTGTGATTCTTTCGTCTTCATCAATGATAATAATAGAAGGAAGGTGTTGAACTTTTTGATGATGGAATCCTTTACGCACATGCTGTTCAGCCTGAGAAACCGTTTCTCCATAGCCAATTGTAATTAGAAGTTCCATATTTTCTTGCTCTTTTACATCATGAATCACACTTAATAATTCCTCCTCAGATAGTGGTCCAATTTCACCTCTGGTAGTGAATATTAAGAATAATCCGTCTCCTATTTGTAATAAAGATCCATGAACCTTTTCGGAAATAAATAAGAGGGTTCTTCGAAGTTCAATTTCCTTATGTTTCATTCGAAAAGAGTAATGAATATCTTCTATTGATGTATCCATATTGACTTGGCAACCAATTACCGCTAGTTGTGCATTTTTATAACGAGAGGTTTTTGCCCTTTCAACTAATATCCGAAAAGTTTGTTCGATTGATAAATAAGAAGGTGTAACACGAAATACTGGAATTCCATTCCTTTTGAGTTCATTGTATGTTTCCCATATAAAGGTGATAGCAATATCGATTTTGCCTTGTTCAAATAATTCTTTATGAAACTCCACTCGTTCTTCTTGATCTGCATATGATTGAAACGGACGATTAAAATAATTTATTCCTTCCAGTCTATAATAAGATACTATCTTTTCAACCTCTTCATTGGTGATTGTATCCATACTTATTCGTTTATACACTTGATTGTTTTCT encodes:
- the rbsD gene encoding D-ribose pyranase, whose translation is MKKKGMLNSHISKLLSDLGHTDQIVIADAGLPVPEGVKKIDVALTPGTPSFIEVLNALIDDMVIEEVTLAQEIKVDNTEKHKQVKELINDTPISYVTHEQFKSLNKQAKAIIRTGETTPYANCILRSGVFF
- the rbsK gene encoding ribokinase — protein: MVNITVVGSSSIDLVVTAPARPKAGETIIGNDFQTVPGGKGANQAVAASRLGANVSMIGRVGKDTFGKEILSNLQDNGVSVEYVEPVTDVASGTAHITLAEEDNSIIFVKGANDYVTSDYIRKSMDKLKEADMVLIQQEIPEETVEFVVETCHAFEVPVLLNPAPAREVSNRVIERATYLTPNEHEFAVMFGNENRSDVLQLYPNKLFITEGKNGVRYYDGEKEVVVPSFEVTPVDTTGAGDTFNASFAVAIAEGKSITDAIRFANKAASISITKFGAQGGMPTRKEMEE
- a CDS encoding LacI family DNA-binding transcriptional regulator — protein: MTVTIKDVAKKAGVSAATVSRVLNNSGYVYEDTRKAVMEAINHLQYKPNEVARSLYKRTSKLIGLVLPDITNPFFPALARGVEDNLQQQGYRVIFGNTDGDTTKEMEYIDTFLQHNVVGLIASVDHLHHEVLTNLRVPVVTVDRITEELPAVYADHKSGGRLAAEKLISSGCEKIVVLRGPQDAKPLYDRFQSAMQYLSEKNVSVNFIDCQLSFEDGRKKAKELFNQFPDTEGIIACNDLVAAAMLHEAVTRGINVPTDLQVIGYDNITISEIVHPSLTTIHQPTYDMGVKAADMLIKLINKEKLGMIHEQLPVYLKERNSTLNGGI
- a CDS encoding thioredoxin domain-containing protein; translated protein: MESSEHHNHLINETSPYLLQHVNNPVDWYPWGEEAFNKAKKEQKPIFLSIGYSSCTWCHNMNRESFMDEEVAALLNQHYISIKVDREERPDIDGLYMKTCQMMTGHGGWPLSIIMTDDQVPFFAGTYFPKHQNYGLPGLMDILPTIAKKYNEDPQQITEYMEKVEYALQETLIKKSNESLTSEDTVRTYKQLKDVFDYQYGGFHKEPKFPSPQHLSFLIHYYHITGEKNALKMTDMTLKSIFRSGTWDHVGFGLFRYATDRKWMFPHFEKMLYDQAFLLDVCIDMFLITKDPYYQLKVDQIIQFVKREMTAENDCFYASLSADSNGEEGAYYLWSLEEIYSLLGEDEGDLFAEVYGISPVGVHQRKNLPYRRGISIESLASTYGIHVEKVKTTLTKSLDTLEKARVQRVAPATDDKVLTSWNGYMIAALAKAGRVFLNENWINHAIKAMAQLRDLLTKNNRWFASYRHGKTNTKGFLDDYAAILWGYIELYQATMEIDYLKKAETIANDMIELFWDSNQGGFFFVANDAEQLISREKEIFDSPIPSGNSLASIQLSRLANLTENMNYYQYIDTMMYTFYKELHNDPSGASFFMRNLFLQQDKTKQVIIIGENTEVFFNQIRESYLPNVHIISVKDSKSLAKLLPTGENFKKINGQTTYYVCSNFHCNQPTTSIKEVLAEIIKETK
- a CDS encoding indolepyruvate ferredoxin oxidoreductase subunit alpha; translated protein: MAFVILDPCRGEKAGECVSVCPVDCIEEGVKQFYIDPDICIDCGACKAVCPVSAIEEEYDLTPDQEKYLEEAEEFFANR
- a CDS encoding AbgT family transporter, which gives rise to MAKFLNGVERIGNKLPDPFILFIVLAALVAVASWVISLFDVTFVVPGDEPEELAIKSILSAEGIQYILSDTLENFVGFAPLGIVLTMMLGIGLADKVGLIETGIKSTILKAPRSLVTYAIVLTGILGNIASDAAFVIIPPLAAMVFYNLGRHPLAGLAAGFAGVGAGFTSNLIVTGTDALLAGISTEAIRTVNENLSVTPVDNWYFMMACTFILTFVGGFITEKIVEPRLGKYEGNAGEEVKETTSLEMKGLRNSVIACVIFVALLVTAILIPNSPLTGEDGSIVPSPFLTGIVPILLLFFVVAGVTYGVTVGKIKSSRDVGSLMGEAMKDMSGFIVLVFAASQFIAYFSWTNMGAWIAISGAEFLQSIGMTGIIVILAFVLFTTILNLFVFSGSAQWALEAPIFVPMFYYLGYSPAFVQAAYRIADSSTNVITPMNPYMIIVLGFVRQYDKKAGLGTIIALMLPYTIFFLITFTIMLLIFYYTGIPFGPGVDVHV